In a genomic window of Virgibacillus sp. SK37:
- the mgtE gene encoding magnesium transporter, with the protein MESANRYDENYESQYEVHWEKLQQELANENLEEFRTEFMDMHPYDQAMFFMEQEKNIRLQIYSYLSPDEIAEIMESIELEDTTSYITEMDPRFASMVLEKMAADNAVDILNELEKDQVASFLTIMDKDAADEIKQLLHYEEKTAGSIMTTEFVAIYKTNSARQAMQLLKEEAPDAETIYYLYVLDEEKRLVGVLSLRDLIIADEETRIEEIMSEKIVAVSVGKDQEDVAQMIRDYDFLALPVVDFQEHLLGIITVDDILDVMDEEASDDYSKLAGVSEIDRPDDSAFLSAKKRLPWLIILSFLGMLTASLIGRFEETLDQVAVLAIFIPLIAGMAGNTGTQALAVAVRGLATGDYGKQGKIKLIIREAGTGVITGTVCGIVITGIVYLWKGDIYLGLLVGFSITASLVVATIAGSFVPVLMDKMNIDPAVASGPFITTINDIISVLIYFGMATAFMGFLV; encoded by the coding sequence ATGGAATCCGCAAACCGATATGACGAAAACTATGAATCACAATATGAAGTTCATTGGGAAAAATTACAACAAGAGTTAGCGAATGAAAATCTGGAAGAATTTCGAACTGAATTTATGGACATGCACCCATATGACCAAGCAATGTTTTTTATGGAACAAGAGAAAAACATCCGCCTGCAAATTTATTCCTATTTATCTCCAGATGAAATAGCTGAAATTATGGAAAGTATCGAGCTGGAGGATACAACCTCCTACATCACAGAAATGGATCCGCGTTTCGCCTCCATGGTTTTAGAAAAAATGGCAGCAGATAACGCGGTAGATATATTAAATGAATTGGAAAAGGATCAGGTAGCAAGCTTCCTGACCATCATGGATAAAGATGCTGCAGACGAAATTAAACAACTCCTGCATTATGAAGAAAAAACGGCAGGAAGTATTATGACAACAGAGTTTGTGGCTATTTATAAAACAAACTCCGCTAGACAAGCGATGCAGCTTCTCAAGGAAGAAGCACCTGATGCGGAGACCATTTATTATCTATATGTACTTGATGAAGAAAAACGACTTGTTGGTGTGCTTTCCTTAAGAGACTTAATTATTGCAGATGAAGAGACTCGGATTGAAGAGATTATGAGTGAGAAGATTGTAGCTGTATCTGTTGGGAAAGACCAAGAGGATGTTGCACAGATGATCAGGGACTACGATTTTCTTGCATTACCTGTTGTTGACTTTCAAGAGCACCTATTAGGAATTATCACTGTCGATGATATCTTGGACGTCATGGATGAAGAAGCAAGTGATGACTATTCCAAGCTTGCTGGGGTATCTGAGATTGATCGCCCCGACGATAGTGCGTTTCTCTCAGCTAAAAAAAGATTGCCTTGGCTAATTATACTATCATTTTTAGGTATGCTTACAGCAAGCTTGATTGGCCGATTTGAAGAAACACTTGACCAAGTCGCTGTTCTGGCAATCTTTATCCCGCTTATTGCAGGAATGGCGGGTAATACAGGTACCCAAGCTCTTGCTGTTGCTGTAAGAGGTTTGGCAACAGGGGATTATGGAAAGCAAGGGAAGATTAAACTGATTATTCGAGAGGCTGGTACGGGCGTAATTACTGGTACTGTCTGTGGAATAGTAATCACAGGTATTGTCTACCTATGGAAAGGGGATATTTACCTAGGGCTACTAGTTGGATTTTCCATCACAGCTTCTCTTGTGGTCGCAACTATTGCAGGTTCTTTTGTACCTGTTTTGATGGATAAAATGAATATTGACCCTGCCGTAGCATCTGGCCCATTTATCACTACAATTAATGATATTATCTCTGTATTGATTTATTTTGGAATGGCCACTGCATTTATGGGTTTTCTTGTTTGA